The following are from one region of the Polaribacter marinaquae genome:
- the msrB gene encoding peptide-methionine (R)-S-oxide reductase MsrB: MLTWKDIINFTVKGNPTPEKRVEKSEAEWKEILSSEQYRITRLKGTERPHTGELCSTYEEGKYNCVCCNTPLFDSTIKFESSSGWPSFTQPITTNAIKYHKDVSFGMVRVEVLCNTCDAHLGHIFPDGPEPSGLRYCINSESMQLEKENS; encoded by the coding sequence ATGCTTACTTGGAAAGATATTATAAATTTTACAGTAAAAGGAAATCCAACCCCAGAGAAACGTGTAGAAAAATCTGAGGCAGAGTGGAAAGAAATACTAAGTTCTGAACAATATAGAATTACAAGATTAAAAGGAACTGAAAGACCGCATACAGGCGAATTATGTTCTACATACGAAGAAGGAAAATACAATTGTGTTTGTTGCAATACACCATTATTTGATTCTACAATAAAATTTGAGTCGAGTTCTGGGTGGCCTAGTTTTACGCAACCTATTACAACAAATGCTATAAAATATCACAAAGATGTTTCTTTTGGCATGGTAAGAGTAGAAGTTTTATGCAATACTTGCGATGCACATTTAGGCCATATTTTTCCTGACGGACCAGAACCAAGCGGTTTACGCTATTGTATTAATTCTGAATCTATGCAATTAGAAAAAGAAAATTCTTAA
- a CDS encoding TPM domain-containing protein, with product MSKVEEFLTPAEEKEIISAIRTAESNTSGEIRVHIEATSDKEHYKRALEVFHLLKMDNTKDANAVLIYVAVKDHKFVIYGDKGINDVVPKNFWDTTKDVIQNQFKKGNFKQGLVDGILKAGLELQSHFPWQTDDINELPNEISK from the coding sequence ATGTCTAAAGTAGAAGAATTTCTTACACCAGCAGAAGAAAAAGAAATTATTTCTGCTATTAGAACTGCAGAGTCAAATACTTCTGGTGAAATACGTGTTCATATCGAAGCTACATCAGATAAAGAACATTACAAAAGAGCGCTAGAAGTGTTTCATCTCTTAAAAATGGATAACACCAAAGATGCCAACGCTGTATTAATTTATGTGGCAGTTAAAGATCATAAATTTGTTATTTACGGTGATAAAGGTATTAATGATGTTGTGCCTAAAAATTTCTGGGATACTACAAAAGATGTAATTCAAAATCAATTTAAAAAAGGAAACTTTAAGCAAGGACTTGTAGATGGTATTTTAAAAGCTGGTTTAGAATTGCAAAGTCATTTTCCTTGGCAAACAGATGATATTAACGAATTACCTAACGAAATTTCTAAATAA
- a CDS encoding DUF423 domain-containing protein, with protein MIYTAILFGSFFGLLAIIFGAFGAHLLKKKLSEEQLQSFETGVKYQMYHAIVLLFLGFKLNSELTIDNYIVYAFIIGVILFSFSIYGLVISSAKNKKMKFLGPITPLGGLFLCLGWALIFYKFSLLYFI; from the coding sequence ATGATATACACAGCAATTTTATTTGGAAGTTTTTTTGGATTATTAGCAATAATATTTGGAGCTTTTGGGGCGCATTTATTAAAAAAGAAATTATCCGAAGAACAATTACAAAGCTTTGAAACAGGTGTAAAATACCAAATGTATCACGCCATTGTTTTACTATTTTTAGGATTTAAACTAAACAGCGAATTGACTATAGATAATTACATAGTTTACGCTTTTATAATTGGTGTAATTTTATTTTCATTTTCTATTTATGGCTTGGTAATTTCTTCAGCTAAAAATAAAAAAATGAAATTCTTAGGACCAATTACTCCTTTGGGAGGATTGTTTTTATGCTTAGGTTGGGCATTAATTTTTTATAAATTTAGTTTACTCTATTTTATCTAA
- a CDS encoding LemA family protein, with product MKKWLVPVIVILVIVIGVYKWGVGFNNTAIELNESVSESWANVETSYQRRNDLIGNLVNTVQGAADYERGTLVEVIEARAKATSVNIDPSNITPEQLAQFNKVQGGLSGALKSLLVTVERYPELKANENFLKLQDELASTENQILTARTRFNEKIKPYNNHVKKFPNSILAGWFNFEGKPYFQAEAGAEKPVKVDFSKK from the coding sequence ATGAAAAAATGGTTAGTACCAGTAATTGTTATATTAGTAATAGTAATTGGTGTTTATAAATGGGGTGTAGGTTTTAATAATACAGCAATAGAATTAAACGAAAGTGTTTCAGAATCTTGGGCAAATGTAGAAACGTCTTACCAAAGAAGAAACGATTTAATTGGTAACTTAGTAAACACTGTGCAAGGTGCAGCAGATTATGAAAGAGGTACATTGGTAGAGGTAATCGAAGCAAGAGCAAAAGCAACTTCTGTAAATATCGATCCTTCTAACATAACACCAGAACAATTGGCACAATTTAATAAAGTACAAGGAGGTTTAAGTGGTGCTTTAAAAAGTTTATTGGTAACTGTAGAAAGATATCCAGAGTTAAAAGCGAATGAGAACTTTTTAAAATTACAAGATGAATTGGCAAGTACAGAAAACCAAATTCTAACTGCAAGAACTCGTTTTAATGAGAAAATAAAACCTTATAACAATCACGTTAAGAAATTTCCTAATTCAATTTTAGCAGGTTGGTTTAATTTTGAAGGGAAACCATATTTTCAAGCAGAAGCAGGTGCAGAAAAACCAGTTAAAGTAGATTTTAGTAAAAAATAA
- a CDS encoding XdhC/CoxI family protein, with protein MLHELKNIFKQAIINQENNIKNVLVTVVDLNGSSYRKPGVRMLISSNNTSVGAVSGGCVEKEIIRRAQSVFNDNIAKIITYDGRYRLGCEGVLYILIEPLDITKHFRTLFLNAIENRESIKIDSYFITEDEAKGNYGSVITYNNQQQVAFSNSFDIKQTKDKKVFSQELKPLFKLIIIGGEHDAVKLCEIAANLGWQIEVYTSIKDSKSQLDFPGAFSVKGTTPETITFSSIEENTAIVLMNHSFVQDLKYLVKLSKYKPQYIGIIGAPKRREKLFNQLFEYVPDLEEEFLDTIFTPAGLHIGATTPEEIAISIIAEILAVVRKKEPFSLKKLSKNINN; from the coding sequence ATGCTACACGAACTTAAAAACATATTTAAACAAGCAATTATAAACCAAGAAAATAACATTAAAAATGTATTGGTAACTGTAGTAGATTTAAATGGTTCTTCTTACAGAAAACCCGGAGTTCGTATGTTAATTTCTAGCAATAATACTTCTGTTGGTGCTGTAAGTGGTGGTTGTGTAGAAAAAGAAATTATTAGAAGAGCACAAAGTGTTTTTAATGATAATATTGCAAAAATAATTACTTATGATGGCAGATATAGATTAGGTTGCGAAGGTGTTTTATACATTTTGATAGAACCTTTAGACATAACCAAACACTTTAGAACTTTATTTTTAAACGCAATTGAAAACAGAGAATCTATTAAAATCGATTCTTATTTTATAACAGAAGATGAAGCTAAAGGAAATTACGGTTCTGTAATTACATACAACAATCAACAACAAGTTGCTTTTTCTAATTCTTTTGATATTAAGCAAACAAAAGATAAGAAAGTTTTTTCTCAAGAATTAAAACCTTTATTCAAATTAATAATAATTGGTGGCGAACATGATGCTGTAAAACTCTGTGAAATTGCCGCTAATTTAGGTTGGCAAATAGAAGTTTACACATCTATAAAAGATTCGAAATCTCAACTAGATTTTCCAGGGGCTTTTAGCGTAAAAGGCACAACACCAGAAACCATAACTTTTAGTTCTATTGAAGAAAATACAGCCATTGTATTAATGAATCATAGTTTTGTGCAAGATTTAAAATATTTAGTAAAACTAAGTAAATATAAACCTCAATATATTGGCATAATTGGTGCACCCAAAAGAAGAGAAAAACTTTTTAACCAACTTTTTGAGTATGTACCCGATTTAGAAGAAGAGTTTTTAGACACTATTTTTACACCTGCAGGTTTACATATTGGAGCAACTACGCCAGAGGAAATTGCAATTTCTATAATTGCAGAAATTTTAGCTGTCGTTAGAAAAAAAGAACCGTTCTCATTAAAAAAATTATCAAAAAACATTAATAATTAA
- a CDS encoding metallophosphoesterase, with translation MNFIKQILTLLVLSLLISACATIKMQVAENHSYISKKDSSKVLHSFYLIGDAGNSALNKKDSALSYLEEEIKNAKKNSTLIFLGDNVYQRGIPKENSKNYKLAEHRLKVQTDIGKKFPGRTFFIPGNHDWYSGLDGLKRQEKLVEKALGKNSFLPEKGCPLEKVEINDDINVIVVDTHWFVTNWDNHPGINDNCEIKTREKFFEEFEGLLKKSQGKTTIVALHHPMFTNGPHGGYYSFKSHMKPLPIFGSALNILRKTSGVTNTDQQNEKYNLLRKRIISLAQQNEKVMFISGHEHSIQYIVQDNIPQIVSGSGSKLTATKNVNGGVFSYGTQGFARLDIYEDGASTVHFYTAKERKIVFEANVFKKDSIVEFTDFPNMDVSEKKAGIYTDKETNKGKFYNFLWGKRYRKYFGQKIMAPTVSLDTLYGGLKPVRKGGGHQSKSLRLEDKDGKEYVMRALRKNAVQYLQAVAFKNQYVEGQFSNTFTEDLLLDVFTGSHPYAPFTIDKLAEAINVYHTKPILFYVPKQETLKEFNASFGDELYMIEARTADGHGDKEYFGFSDEIISTDDLRKNLAKDEKYVLDEGSYIRARLFDMLIGDWDRHQDQWRWATFEKDNKVIYRPVPRDRDQAFSVFSDGFLMNTITSIIPALKGMRSYEEDIKNPAHFSLSAYPLDMRLIRESNKADWDREVQIIQNQITDEVIESAFSKFPKEVRGNAIDNIKRKLKGRRKNLQKISDKYFSHLNKFQVVTGTHKDDWFEINRFVNGDTEIIGYRIKDGKKADIFHKRRYKKDVTKDIWVYGLDDDDRFVVSGPSGIDPIKIKLIGGLNNDIYDIKTKKFIKVYDYKTKKNTFITKNINKKITDDYKTNTYDYKKLRSKSNLVSPAIGYNPDDGVKLGIKNTRLVNGFERNPFTRKHVIEGYYVFATQGLEIKYNGEFANILDRFNLGFNAEFNSPNYATNFFGFGNNSINLEPNGTVNRDYNRVKIRKLQAGAFLKWRGDLGAKFTASASFQSFDIERTSGRFLETQYAAGNDLFKAQNFINTEAGYYYQHSDNPAFPTLGVEFNALIGFTGNLSNKSNFSYATTSLGITHKLIPNGKLVLASKVDGHFIFGNDFQFYQGASIGGNEGMRAYRNERFTGKNAFYHTTDLRYNISNLRTAILPINIGIYSGFDYGKVWGTPTSLTVQPNPSSKPNTSFGGGLFLNAADMLTTSIGVFDGNEGSRITFSLGFDF, from the coding sequence ATGAACTTCATCAAACAAATACTTACTTTACTTGTCTTATCACTATTAATTTCTGCTTGCGCAACCATTAAAATGCAAGTTGCAGAAAACCATAGTTATATTTCTAAAAAAGACTCGTCTAAAGTTTTACATTCTTTTTATTTAATAGGAGATGCTGGTAATTCTGCTTTAAATAAAAAAGATTCTGCACTCTCTTATTTAGAGGAAGAAATTAAAAATGCTAAGAAAAATTCTACATTAATATTTTTAGGTGATAATGTTTATCAAAGAGGAATTCCGAAAGAGAATTCTAAAAACTATAAGTTAGCAGAACACAGATTAAAAGTTCAAACAGATATTGGTAAAAAATTTCCTGGTAGAACATTTTTTATTCCGGGTAATCACGATTGGTATAGCGGTTTAGATGGTTTAAAAAGACAAGAAAAATTAGTAGAAAAAGCACTTGGAAAAAACTCTTTTTTACCAGAAAAAGGTTGTCCGTTAGAAAAAGTTGAAATAAATGATGACATAAATGTTATTGTTGTAGATACGCATTGGTTTGTTACAAACTGGGACAATCACCCAGGAATTAACGATAATTGCGAAATTAAAACCAGAGAAAAATTCTTCGAAGAATTTGAAGGTTTGTTGAAAAAATCGCAAGGTAAAACTACAATTGTTGCTTTACACCACCCAATGTTTACAAACGGTCCGCATGGTGGTTATTACTCTTTTAAAAGTCACATGAAGCCTTTGCCTATTTTTGGTTCTGCTTTAAATATTCTAAGAAAAACATCTGGAGTTACAAATACAGATCAACAAAATGAAAAATACAATTTATTAAGAAAACGTATTATTAGTTTAGCGCAACAGAATGAAAAAGTAATGTTTATTTCTGGTCATGAACATAGTATACAATATATTGTGCAAGACAACATACCGCAAATTGTAAGCGGTTCTGGTTCTAAATTAACAGCAACTAAAAACGTAAATGGTGGTGTTTTTTCTTACGGAACTCAAGGTTTTGCTAGATTAGATATTTATGAAGACGGCGCATCTACAGTTCATTTTTACACGGCAAAAGAACGCAAAATTGTTTTTGAAGCGAATGTATTTAAAAAAGATAGCATTGTAGAATTTACAGACTTCCCTAACATGGATGTTTCAGAAAAAAAAGCGGGAATTTACACCGATAAAGAAACAAATAAAGGGAAATTCTATAATTTCTTATGGGGAAAAAGATACCGTAAATACTTTGGTCAGAAAATAATGGCCCCAACTGTAAGTTTAGACACTTTATACGGCGGATTAAAACCCGTTAGAAAAGGTGGCGGACATCAATCTAAATCTTTACGATTAGAAGATAAAGACGGTAAGGAATATGTAATGAGAGCATTAAGAAAAAATGCTGTGCAATATCTGCAAGCTGTTGCTTTTAAAAATCAATATGTAGAAGGGCAATTTAGCAACACTTTTACAGAAGACTTGTTATTAGATGTTTTTACAGGATCGCATCCGTATGCGCCTTTTACTATTGATAAATTGGCAGAAGCAATTAACGTATATCATACCAAACCAATTTTATTTTACGTACCAAAGCAAGAGACTTTAAAAGAGTTTAATGCTAGCTTTGGTGATGAATTGTACATGATTGAGGCAAGAACTGCAGACGGTCATGGAGATAAAGAATACTTTGGTTTTTCTGATGAAATAATAAGTACAGACGATTTAAGAAAAAATCTAGCGAAAGACGAAAAATATGTTTTAGATGAAGGTTCTTATATAAGAGCACGTTTGTTTGATATGTTAATTGGAGATTGGGACAGACATCAAGATCAATGGCGATGGGCAACTTTTGAAAAAGATAATAAAGTAATTTACCGACCTGTACCAAGAGATCGCGATCAAGCTTTTTCTGTTTTTAGTGATGGATTTTTAATGAACACAATTACAAGTATTATTCCTGCTTTAAAAGGGATGCGATCTTACGAAGAAGATATCAAAAATCCGGCCCATTTTAGTTTATCTGCATATCCTTTAGATATGAGGTTAATTAGAGAATCTAACAAAGCAGATTGGGATAGAGAAGTACAAATAATTCAAAATCAAATTACAGATGAAGTTATAGAAAGTGCGTTTTCTAAATTCCCGAAAGAAGTTAGAGGAAATGCAATAGACAACATCAAGAGAAAACTAAAAGGACGAAGAAAAAATCTACAAAAAATATCGGATAAGTATTTTAGTCACTTAAACAAATTTCAAGTAGTAACAGGTACTCATAAAGATGATTGGTTTGAAATAAACAGATTTGTAAACGGAGATACTGAAATTATAGGTTATAGAATAAAAGACGGTAAAAAAGCTGATATTTTTCATAAAAGGAGATATAAAAAAGATGTTACCAAAGATATTTGGGTATATGGTTTAGATGATGATGACAGGTTTGTTGTTAGTGGTCCTTCTGGCATTGATCCAATAAAAATTAAATTAATCGGAGGATTAAACAACGATATTTACGACATAAAAACAAAAAAGTTTATTAAGGTTTATGATTATAAAACTAAGAAAAACACCTTTATAACTAAGAATATCAATAAAAAAATTACAGACGATTATAAGACCAACACATACGATTATAAAAAATTAAGAAGTAAAAGTAATTTAGTTTCTCCTGCAATTGGTTACAATCCAGATGACGGAGTTAAACTAGGTATTAAAAATACACGTTTGGTAAATGGTTTCGAAAGAAATCCGTTTACAAGAAAACATGTTATAGAAGGTTATTATGTATTTGCAACACAAGGTTTAGAAATAAAATATAACGGCGAGTTTGCCAATATTTTAGACCGTTTTAACTTAGGGTTTAATGCAGAATTTAACAGTCCTAATTATGCTACTAACTTTTTTGGATTTGGTAACAATTCTATAAACTTAGAACCAAACGGAACTGTAAATAGAGATTATAATCGAGTAAAAATTAGAAAACTACAAGCAGGTGCATTTTTAAAATGGAGAGGTGATTTGGGTGCAAAATTTACAGCTTCTGCAAGTTTTCAAAGTTTTGACATTGAAAGAACTTCAGGTAGATTTTTAGAAACACAATATGCGGCTGGTAACGATTTGTTTAAAGCTCAAAACTTTATAAACACAGAAGCTGGTTACTATTACCAACACTCAGACAATCCTGCATTTCCTACTTTAGGTGTAGAATTTAATGCTCTTATAGGCTTTACAGGTAATTTAAGTAATAAAAGTAATTTTTCTTACGCTACCACTTCTTTAGGAATTACGCATAAATTAATTCCGAATGGTAAACTTGTATTGGCATCAAAAGTAGACGGACATTTTATTTTTGGCAACGATTTTCAATTTTATCAAGGAGCCTCTATTGGAGGTAATGAAGGTATGAGAGCCTATAGAAACGAGCGATTTACAGGTAAAAATGCTTTTTACCACACAACAGATCTTAGGTATAATATAAGTAATTTAAGAACTGCTATTTTACCTATTAATATTGGTATTTATTCTGGGTTTGATTATGGTAAAGTATGGGGAACCCCAACTTCTTTAACAGTGCAACCAAACCCATCTTCTAAACCGAATACTTCTTTTGGAGGTGGATTATTTTTAAACGCTGCAGATATGTTAACCACAAGTATTGGGGTTTTTGATGGTAACGAAGGCTCTAGAATAACTTTTAGTTTAGGTTTCGATTTTTAA
- a CDS encoding TPM domain-containing protein: protein MNFLKAFKNISFLLLFFVTQISFGQFTIPEIPKEQTSVYDYVNLLTASQKTNLENKLVRYSDSTSTQIVVIVIESTKNESIGILAPKWAQKWGIGQEKEDNGILILLAEKDRKIWIAPGYGIEPILTAGIVGEITRNVIIPEFKRGNFYEGLDKGSDTIFQLLNGEYKGTRKNKSKGFDPGMFFFILIVIIFFIIISRGNKNNRGGGNRHRRGSLADTIFDTIILSNAGRGGGSFGGGFGGSSGGGSFGGGGFGGGFGGGGFSGGGAGGSW, encoded by the coding sequence ATCAATTTCTTGAAAGCATTTAAAAACATCAGTTTTCTTCTTTTATTTTTTGTAACTCAAATTTCATTTGGGCAATTTACGATACCAGAAATCCCAAAAGAACAAACAAGTGTTTACGATTATGTAAACTTATTAACTGCTAGCCAGAAAACGAATTTAGAAAATAAATTAGTACGTTATTCAGATTCAACATCAACACAAATTGTTGTTATTGTAATAGAGTCAACAAAAAATGAAAGTATTGGTATCTTGGCTCCTAAATGGGCTCAAAAATGGGGAATTGGTCAAGAAAAAGAAGACAACGGTATATTAATTTTACTTGCCGAAAAAGACCGTAAAATTTGGATAGCACCAGGTTATGGTATCGAACCAATTTTAACCGCTGGTATTGTTGGCGAAATTACAAGAAATGTAATAATACCAGAGTTTAAAAGAGGGAATTTTTACGAAGGATTAGACAAAGGTTCTGATACTATTTTTCAATTACTAAACGGAGAATATAAAGGAACTCGAAAAAACAAATCGAAAGGTTTTGATCCAGGAATGTTTTTCTTCATCCTAATTGTCATCATCTTTTTTATTATAATCTCAAGAGGTAATAAAAATAATAGAGGTGGCGGCAACAGGCATAGAAGAGGTTCTTTAGCCGATACAATTTTTGATACCATTATATTAAGCAATGCCGGTAGAGGTGGCGGAAGCTTTGGAGGCGGTTTTGGCGGTTCTTCTGGTGGTGGAAGTTTTGGCGGAGGCGGCTTTGGAGGCGGTTTCGGTGGCGGTGGCTTTAGTGGCGGTGGAGCAGGAGGAAGTTGGTAA
- a CDS encoding protein adenylyltransferase SelO → MKNLTIKSEFTDNLPADKILENTRRQVENAAYSYVNPKQTSNPKVVHTSKEMASELGILEKDLNTDFFRDIVTGNQIYPNTKPFAMCYAGHQFGNWAGQLGDGRAINLFEIEHQNKNWKVQLKGAGETPYSRTADGLAVLRSSIREYLCSEAMHHLGIATTRALSLSVTGDSVLRDIMYNGNAAYEKGAIVARVSPSFLRFGSFEIFAARNDLKNLKKLVDYTINNHFSYLGKPSKENYIKLFEEVSKRTLDMIINWQRVGFVHGVMNTDNMSILGLTIDYGPYGWLEGFDFSWTPNTTDRENRRYRFGNQPNIGLWNLYQLANALYPIIEEVAPLNAILEQYKTDFEVKSLQMMKSKLGLFTSDEDDLKLIQSLEDNLQLVETDMTIFFRNLSDFSDKISGIDLIKDAFYDLESISMDVKKRWNIWFNKYADRLKIERVSSEERKENMDLVNPKYVLRNYMAQLAIDAADNEDYNLIDELFTVLKQPYTDQPKYNKWFAKRPDWANNKIGCSMLSCSS, encoded by the coding sequence ATGAAAAATCTTACTATTAAAAGTGAATTTACTGACAATCTACCAGCGGATAAAATTTTAGAAAACACAAGAAGACAAGTAGAAAATGCAGCTTATTCTTATGTAAATCCTAAACAAACTTCCAATCCAAAAGTTGTGCATACTTCAAAAGAAATGGCATCAGAACTAGGTATTTTAGAAAAAGATTTAAATACAGATTTTTTTAGAGATATTGTTACGGGTAATCAAATTTATCCGAATACAAAACCTTTTGCAATGTGTTATGCTGGTCATCAATTTGGTAATTGGGCAGGACAATTAGGAGACGGTAGAGCAATCAATTTATTTGAAATTGAACATCAGAATAAAAACTGGAAAGTTCAATTAAAAGGCGCCGGAGAAACACCATATTCTAGAACTGCAGATGGTTTGGCTGTACTTAGATCTTCTATTAGAGAGTATTTATGCAGCGAAGCAATGCATCATTTAGGTATTGCGACCACAAGAGCACTCTCTTTAAGTGTTACTGGCGATAGCGTTTTAAGAGACATTATGTACAATGGTAATGCGGCTTATGAAAAAGGTGCTATCGTTGCTAGAGTTTCACCTTCTTTTTTAAGGTTTGGTAGTTTTGAAATTTTTGCTGCAAGAAACGATTTAAAAAATTTAAAAAAATTAGTAGATTACACCATAAATAACCATTTTTCTTATTTGGGAAAACCATCTAAAGAAAACTATATTAAGCTGTTCGAAGAAGTTTCAAAAAGAACTCTAGATATGATTATAAACTGGCAAAGAGTTGGTTTTGTGCATGGCGTTATGAATACAGATAACATGTCTATTCTTGGTTTAACAATAGATTATGGGCCTTATGGTTGGTTAGAAGGTTTCGATTTTAGCTGGACGCCAAATACTACAGATAGAGAAAATAGACGTTACCGTTTTGGCAATCAACCAAATATTGGTTTATGGAATTTGTATCAACTTGCAAATGCTTTATATCCTATAATTGAAGAAGTAGCACCTTTAAATGCTATTTTAGAACAATATAAAACTGATTTTGAAGTAAAATCTTTACAGATGATGAAATCTAAATTAGGTTTATTTACTTCAGATGAAGACGATTTAAAACTGATTCAGAGCTTAGAGGATAATTTACAATTAGTAGAAACTGATATGACCATTTTTTTTAGAAATCTAAGTGATTTTTCTGATAAAATTTCAGGTATCGATTTGATTAAAGATGCTTTTTATGATTTAGAAAGTATTTCTATGGATGTAAAAAAACGCTGGAATATTTGGTTTAATAAATACGCAGATAGACTTAAAATAGAGCGAGTTTCATCCGAAGAAAGAAAAGAAAATATGGATTTGGTAAATCCTAAATATGTTTTACGAAATTACATGGCGCAATTAGCAATTGATGCCGCAGATAATGAAGATTATAATTTAATAGACGAATTATTTACAGTACTTAAACAACCATATACAGATCAACCAAAGTACAATAAATGGTTTGCAAAAAGACCAGATTGGGCAAATAACAAAATTGGTTGTTCTATGTTGTCTTGCAGTTCTTAA
- a CDS encoding nucleotidyltransferase family protein gives MKIAVLVLAAGKSSRMKTPKQLVTIGTNFLIETVLSKAKSIEANAVYCVLGANAEIILKEISSPDVHFFYNEDFEKGLSKSISFGISEIEKQYQNYDGILVLLGDQPAVEKEYLNNMIALFSKSNTKIIASNYGNKLGVPALFPKNYFKDLKNIYGDIGAKEILNNNSEVISMPKKTNFLDIDTEKDYQDFKNSILK, from the coding sequence ATGAAAATTGCAGTTTTAGTTTTAGCAGCAGGAAAATCATCAAGAATGAAAACTCCGAAACAATTGGTTACTATTGGTACCAATTTTCTAATTGAAACTGTTTTATCCAAAGCAAAATCTATAGAAGCAAATGCAGTTTACTGTGTTTTAGGTGCAAATGCAGAAATTATTTTAAAAGAAATTTCTAGTCCTGATGTACATTTTTTTTATAATGAAGATTTTGAAAAAGGACTAAGCAAAAGTATTTCTTTTGGAATATCAGAAATAGAAAAACAATATCAAAATTACGACGGAATCTTAGTGCTTTTAGGAGATCAACCTGCTGTAGAAAAAGAATATTTAAATAACATGATTGCGTTATTTAGTAAAAGTAACACTAAAATTATTGCTTCAAATTATGGAAACAAATTAGGTGTTCCTGCTTTATTTCCTAAAAATTATTTTAAAGATTTAAAAAATATTTATGGAGATATTGGCGCTAAAGAAATTTTAAACAACAATAGCGAAGTAATTTCGATGCCTAAAAAAACTAACTTCTTAGATATAGATACAGAAAAAGACTATCAAGACTTTAAAAATTCAATTTTAAAATAG
- the msrA gene encoding peptide-methionine (S)-S-oxide reductase MsrA, with the protein MSTNLQVATVGGGCFWCTEAVFQEVKGVEKVVSGYAGGNVPGEPTYREICSGLTGHAEVIQITYNPDIITYQDILVIFMTTHDPTTLNRQGADRGTQYRSVIFYHDDNQKALASEVLKQIQSYYDDKIVTELSALPIFYKATEEHQNYYRNNTTQGYCSFVIEPKLAKLRQLHADKLA; encoded by the coding sequence ATGAGTACAAACTTACAAGTTGCAACGGTTGGTGGCGGTTGTTTTTGGTGCACAGAAGCTGTGTTTCAAGAAGTAAAAGGTGTCGAAAAAGTAGTTTCTGGTTATGCTGGCGGAAATGTACCAGGAGAACCAACTTATAGAGAAATTTGTTCTGGATTAACTGGTCATGCAGAAGTAATTCAAATTACTTACAATCCAGATATTATTACTTACCAAGATATTTTGGTCATTTTTATGACAACACACGATCCTACAACATTAAATAGGCAAGGTGCCGATAGAGGTACGCAATATAGATCGGTTATTTTCTATCATGATGATAATCAAAAAGCCTTAGCTTCTGAAGTTCTTAAACAAATTCAGTCTTATTATGATGATAAGATAGTTACAGAGTTAAGTGCTTTACCAATTTTTTACAAAGCTACAGAAGAACATCAAAATTATTATAGAAACAATACAACACAAGGTTATTGTAGTTTTGTAATAGAACCAAAGCTTGCCAAATTAAGACAGTTACACGCAGACAAATTAGCATAA